The Morococcus cerebrosus sequence TCGCCTTCAAGGCTTTGGCTATTTTGGTGTGTTGGTAGAACTCTTTGCCGTTATCCATGGTGATGGTGTGGACTCTGGCTTTATATGCCTTTAATACCCTAATGGCCGCCCGGGCAGTGTCTTCGGCTTTTAAGTTCTTTAATTTGCAGATGATGGTGTAGCGGGTAGTGCGTTCGACCAAGGTCAATAACGCGCTTTTCTGATTTTTGCCGACGATGGTGTCGGCCTCCCAATCGCCGATGCGGGTTTTCTGGTCGACGATAGCAGGTCGGTTTTCTATGCCGACGCGGTCGGGCACTTTGCCTCTGGTCCATGTGCTGCCGTAGCGTTTGCGGTAGGGTTTGCTGCATATTCTGAGATGTTGCCACAAAGTGCCGCCGTTGCTTTTGTCTTGGCGGAGGTAGCGGTAAACGGTGCTGTGATGGAGTGTGATCCCGTGGTGTTTATGCAGGTAGGCACATACTTGTTCGGGACTGAGTTTGCGGCGGATAAGGGTGTCGATGTGTTGAATCAGCTGCGAATCGAGTTTATAGGGTTTTCGCCGGTGCTGTTTGGTCAGCCGGCTTTGCCGTTGGGCTTTATCGGCGCTGTATTGCTGCCCTTGGATGCAGTACCGCTTGATTTCTCGGCTGATGGTGCTTTTGTGGCGGTTGAGCTGTTTGGCGATTTCGGCGATGGTGCAGTGGCGGGACAGGTATTGGATATGGTATCGTTCGTCTTGGGTCAGTTGTGTGTAGCCCATGGCAATCTTTCTTGCAGGAAAGGCCGTATGCTACCGCATACTGGCCTTTTTCTGTTATGGAAAGTTGCACTTCAAATGCGAATCCGCCGACCTCTTTATCACCACTTCAGGGGCTGCCGACATTTCATTTTCCAAGTGGTTTTTTGCTTCCAAAACGAAAACTATCGGACGCCGGCAGGCCCTAAGGCGTCCCACACCTTCAACGCATCCGCCGTCGCCTTCACATCATGCACGCGCACGATTTGTGCACCGCGCGCCACAGAAGCCAGCGCCGCCGCCACGCTGCCGTGTACGCGCGCCGCTGCGTCCGCCTCGCCGGTCAGCTCGCCTATCATGCGTTTGCGCGACACACCGATCAGCAGCGGGAAACCCGTTTCCGCCATCAATTCGGGCAAGTGCTGCATCAGCGCGATATTGTGTTGCAGGTTTTTACCGAAACCGAAGCCCGGATCGAGCGCGATGCGTTGCGGAGCGATGCCTGCCGCGATACATTCCGCCGCCCTCTCTTTCAAATACCGCGCCACTTCGCCGACAACATCTTGATATTTCGGATTAATCTGCATGTTTTCGGGCAAACCCTGCATGTGCATCAGGCAAATGCCCGTGTCCGCCTGACGCGCCAGCAATTCGACCGCGCCCTCGTCGGTCAACGCCGCTATATCATTAATAATATCGACGCCGCCGAGCGCCAACGCTTTTTCCATAATCACCGTGCGGCGCGTGTCCAAACTGACAGGAACGCCCCACCCCGCCACTTCCGCCAATACAGGCTCAATCCTCGCCCATTCTTCTTCAGGCGAAACATAATCCGCACCCGGCCGCGTCGATTCGCCGCCGATGTCGAGAATGTCCGCGCCCTCTTTCAAAAGCCGTTCGGCGTGCGCCAAGGCTGTTTGGGCGTTTTGCGAATATACGCCGCCGTCGGAAAAAGAATCGGGTGTCAGGTTGACGATACCCATGATTTTCGGCTTGTCCAAACCGATTTCAAACCTGCCTGCCTGCCAGATGCGCGTGGTCATGATGGTGTTCCGTAAAATAATGAAGACGAAATTATAGGTCCTTGGATTCGGATTTCAAGTGCAACACTAGGGTACCAGTGGTTGGAACAGATTTAAGAATAAAACACTTGGCGTTTCGTAGCCAAGTGTTTTTCTCGGCCGGTGGTTCAACTCATCTTGAACCCTGCGTATCTCCCGATCGCTGATGTTTCGGAAATCGGTTTGTTTGGGGAAATATTGCCGGATGAGTCCATTGGTGTTCTCATTCAGCCCTTTCTCCCAAGAATGGTAAGGGCGGCAAAAATAGGTTTTCGCCTTCAATGCTTTGGCTATTTTGGTGTGTTGGTAGAACTCTTTGCCGTTATCCATGGTGATGGTGTGGACTCTGGCTTTATATGCCTTTAATACCCTAATGGCCGCCCGGGCAGTGTCTTCGGCTTTTAAGTTCTTTAATTTGCAGATGATGGTGTAGCGGGTAGTGCGTTCGACCAAGGTCAATAACGCGCTTTTCTGATTTTTGCCGACGATGGTGTCGGCCTCCCAATCGCCGATGCGGGTTTTCCGGTCGACGATAGCAGGTCGGTTCTCTATGCCGACGCGGTCGGGCACTTTGCCTCTGGTCCATGTGCTGCCGTAGCGTTTGCGGTAGGGTTTGCTGCATATTCTGAGGTGTTGCCACAAAGTGCCGCCGTTGCTTTTGTCTTGGCGGAGGTAGCGGTAAATAGTGCTGTGATGGAGTGTGATCCCGTGGTGTTTATGCAGGTAGGCACATACTTGTTCGGGACTGAGTTTGCGGCGGATAAGGGTGTCGATGTGTTGAACCAGCTGCGAATCGAGCTTATAGGGTTTTCGCCGGTGCTGTTTGGTCAGCCGGCTTTGCTTCTGTGCTTTTTCGGCGCTGTATTGCTGTCCTTGGATGCAGTGCCGCTTGATTTCTCGGCTGATGGTGCTTTTGTGGCGGTTGAGCTGTTTGGCGATTTCGGCGATGGTGCAGTGGCGGGACAGGTATTGGATATGGTATCGTTCGTCTTGGGTCAGTTGTGTGTAGCTCATGGCAATCTTTCTTGCAGGAAAGGCCGTATGCTACCGCATACTGGCCTTTTTCTGTTATGGAAAGTTGCACTTCAAATGCGAATCCGCCGTCGTCTGAAAACATCATGCAGCTTTCAGACGACCCCGTTTTACAAATCCTGCCGTTTAATGCAAAAATCAGGTTTCCCGTCCTAATCCGCCTGACAAAGGAAACAGCCATGTACCGACACGTCGAATATTACCCCGGTGACCCGATTTTAAGTTTGGTCGAAACCTTCAAAAACGACCCGCGCCCCGAAAAAGTCAATTTGAGTATAGGCATTTATTTCGACGACGAAGGCAAAATGCCCGTATTGGAATCCGTGAACCGTGCCGAAACCGCCCGCGCCGCCACGCCTGCACCGTCGCCCTACCTGCCGATGGAGGGCTTGAACACTTACCGCAGCGCGGTGCAGCATTTATTGTTCGGCAAAGACAACCCCGCGCTCGCACAAGGGCGCATCGTTACCGTACAAACTTTGGGCGGCTCAGGCGCGCTCAAAGTCGGGGCGGATTTCCTGCACCGCTGGTTCCCCGCAGCGCGCGCCTACGTCAGCGACCCGACTTGGGACAACCACCGCGGCATTTTTGAAGGCGCCGGTTTCGAGGTCGGCACTTATCCTTATTACGACCCCGCCACCGTCGGCGTCAAATTCGACGAAATGACCGCGTTTTTCAACACCCTGCCCGAACACAGCGTCCTAATCCTACACCCCTGCTGCCACAATCCGACCGGCGTGGATATGTCGGAACAGCAATGGGACGAAGTGTTGCAAATCATCAAAACGCGCAAACTGATTCCGTTTATGGACATCGCCTACCAAGGCTTCGGCGGCGATTTGGACAGCGATGCCTACGCCATCCGCAAAGCGGTGGAAATGGAATTGCCGCTGTTCGTCAGCAATTCCTTCTCGAAAAACCTGTCGCTCTACGGCGAGCGCGTCGGCGGCTTGAGCGTGGTTTGCCCGAATAAAGAAGAAGCGGAATTGGTGTTCGGACAACTCAAATTCACCGTCCGCCGCATCTACTCCAGCCCGCCCGCACATGGCGCCTATATCGCCGCCGACGTGATGAACAACCCCGAGCTTTACGCCTTGTGGCAAAATGAAGTCTATGTCATGCGCGACCGCATCCGCGCCATGCGGCAGAAACTTTACGACGTATTGACCGTCCAAATCCCTGACCGCGATTTCACTTATTTCATCAAACAGCGCGGCATGTTCAGCTACACAGGATTGAGCGTAGAACAAGTCCGCAGGCTGCGCGACGAATTTGCCGTTTACCTGCTGGATTCAGGCAGGATGTGCGTCGCCGGGCTGAATGCTTCGAATATCGCCTATGTTGCCGATGCGTTTGCCGAAGTGCTGAAATAAAACGCAAAAAGCAAAAGGTCGTCTGAAACCCGATGTAGTTTTATTTGAAGTAAATCAAAAGGCCGCCCGAAAAATTTTCATCTTTCAGACGGCCTCTCTATAATTGGCGCACCCAACAGGGATCGAACCTGTGACCTCCAGCTTCGGAAACTGACACTCTTCCAACTGAGCTATGGGTGCGAAGAAGGCGTAAGATTAACGCAAATCCCGCCTGTTGGCAAAGCCTATTATGCAGGATGGCGCAAACAAGACAAATTTGAAGAAAAATCCCATAAAATAATCAACAACATACACAACCCACCCCTTAACAGGCGGCAAAAAACCGCCGCCTTTGCGTATATTTTCCACAAGAGCGATTGGAAAGCCCTTGTGAATTCAGTATAATCCAGCAAAATATTGTTAACTGCGTTTAACACACCAAACTATAACTCAAAGCACAACCTAACCTAACGGCGAGGCCTACCAAATGAAACAACTCCGCGACTCCAAAGCCCAAGGCTCTGCATTGTTTACCCTTGTGAGCGGTATCGTTATTGCCATTGCAGTCATTTACTTCCTCATCAAATTGGCGGGCAGCGGCTCGTATGCAGACGTTGCCCAATCTTCCGAAACCGCCACCCAAACCCGCATCCAGCCCGTAGGACAGCTTACCTTGGGAGACGGCATTCCGGTAGGCGAACGCAAAGGCGATCAGATTTTCAACAAAATCTGTATCCAGTGTCACGGCGCAGACAAATCTGTACCCAACGCGCCAAAAATCGAAAACAACGGCGAATGGGCTCCCCGTATCGCGCAAGGCTTCGATACCCTTTTCCAACACGCTCTGAACGGCTTTAACGCCATGCCTGCAAAAGGCGGCGCAACCGATTTGACCGACCAAGAACTTAAACGCGTCATCACTTACATGGCGAACAAGAGCGGCGGTACCTTCCCTGATCCAGATGCCGCAGCACCTGCCGATCAAGCCGCTTCAGGCAATGCAGCCGCCTCCGCACCGGCCGCTGCCGGCTCTGCCCCCGCAGCAGATGCACCTAAAGCCGAAGACAAAGGCGCAGCCGCTCCTGCAGCTTCCGGCGCAGACGGTAAAAAAGTTTTTGAAGCAACCTGTCAGGCATGTCACGGCGGCGCAGTCCCCGGCATTCCCGGCATAGGTAAAAAAGACGAATGGGCTTCGCGTATCAAACAAGGTAAAGAAACCCTGCACAAACACGCAATCGAAGGCTTCAACGCCATGCCTGCAAAAGGCGGCAACGCCGGCCTGAGCGACGATGAAGTCAAAGCAGCGGTCGACTACATGGCAAACCAATCAGGCGCCAAATTCTGATTTGTTCAAGAACGCTATTGATATCCCGTCAAAAACGCACCTTTAAACAAGGTGCGTTTTTTATGAGTTCCAAGAAATATGTAATCCCCTATCAACGCAGGTTTGGGACAAATAACATCCCCACTTCATTTACGATATATTTTATTCATTAACCCGTTCATTCTACCCTGCCTACACAAAACATACTGAGATAGAAAGAACAGCATTAAATTTTCTTTCAATTGGCAGCACAACAAGATTTTCAATTCACGCACACTGTTTGAGACCTTTGCAAAATTCCCCAAAATCCCCTAAATTCCCATCAAGACATTTAGGGGATTTCCCATGAGCACCTTCTTCCAGCAAACCGCACAAGCCATGATTGCCAAACACATCGACCGCTTCCCATTATTGAAGTTGGATCAGGTGATTGATTGGCAACCGATCGAACAATACCTGAACCGTCAAAGAACCCGTTACCTTAGAGACCACCGCGGCCGTCCCGCCTATCCCCTGTTGTCCATGTTCAAAGCCGTCCTGCTCGGACAATGGCACAGCCTCTCCGATCCCGAACTCGAACACAGCCTCATCACCCGCATCGATTTCAACCTGTTTTGCCGTTTTGACGAACTGAGCATCCCCGATTACAGCACCTTATGCCGCTACCGTAACTGGCTGGCGCAAGACGACACCCTGTCCGAATTGCTGGAACTGATTAACTGCCAACTGGCCGAAAAAAACCTAAAAGTAGAGAAAGCATCCGCCGCCGTCATTGACGCCACCATTATTCAGACTGCCGGCAGCAAACAGCGTCAGGCCATAGAAGTCGACGAGGAAGGACAAGTCAGCGGCCAAACCACACCGAGTAAGGACAAAGATGCCCGTTGGACAAAGAAAAACGGCCTCTACAAACTCGGTTACAAACAACATACCCGTACCGATGAGGAAGGCTATATCGAGAAACTGCACATCACTCCTGCCAATACCCATGAGTGCAACCATCTGTCCCCTTTGTTGGAAGGCATTGCCGAAGGTACGACCGTCTATGCCGACAAAGGCTACGACAGCAAGGAAAACCGGCAACATCTGAAAGAGCATCAGTTGTTAGACGGCATTATGCGCAAAGCCTGCCGCAACCGTCCGCTGACGGAAGCGCAAACCAAACGCAACCGATATTTGTCGAAGACCCGTTATGTGGTCGAACAAAGCTTCGGTACGCTGCACCGTAAATTCCGCTACGCCCGGGCAGCCTATTTTGGTCTGCTCAAAGTGAGTGCGCAAAGCCATCTGAAGGCGATGTGTTTGAACCTGTTGAAAGCGGCCAACAGGCTAAGTGTGCCTGTTGCAGCCTAAAAGGCGGCCCGGATGCCTGATTATCGGGTATCCGGGGAGGATTAAGGGGGTATTTGGGTAGAATTAAGGAGTGATTGGGGGCGGAAACAGCCGAAAACAGCCGAAAACCTGTGTTTGGGGTTTCGGTTGTCGGGGGAAAAGGAATTTTGCAAAGGTCTCTGTTTATAAAAACCAATCTAAAAAAGGTCGTCTGAAACCTTATTTGGGTTTTCAGACGACCTTTTTTTACTTTTGAAGTTTACTGCTTATTTTGCTGCCGAAGCCGTAGAGGCTGCTTCGGCTTTTGCACCGACAGCTGCATCTTCACCCCATGCAGCAGGATATTTATAGCCTTCGAAGCGTTTGTGCGCATAGGCTTTGAACTCATCGGAGTTATAGGCTTCGGTTACATCTTTGAGCCATTGGCTGTCTTTATCGGCAGTTTTGACTGCTGCCCAGTTAACATAGGCAAAGCTCGGCTCTTGGAACAGGGCTTCGGTCAGCTTCATACCGCTGCTCATGGCATAGTTGCCATTTACGATGGCGAAATCAACATCGGCGCGGCTGCGTGGCAGTTGCGCGGCTTCAAGTTCTACGATTTTGATGTTTTTCGGATTTTCGGCGATGTCTGCTTTGGAAGCAGTCAGCGGATTAACGCCGTCTTTCAACTTAACCCAGCCCAATTCGTTCAACATCACCAGCGCACGGGCGAAGTTGGACGGGTCGTTAGGCGCGGAAACACTGCTGCCGTCTTTGACTTCGTCCAAAGATTTCAGTTTGCCCGGATACAGGCCCAAAGGCGCAGTCGGCACTTGGAAAGTTTCAGCAATATCTAATTTGTGTTCTTTTTTGAAGTCGTCCAAATAAGGCTTGTGTTGAAAAATGTTGATATCCAGTTCGCCTTCAGCCAAAGCGAGGTTAGGACGGACGTAATCGGTAAACTCAACCAGTTTGACGGTATAGCCTTTTTTCTCCAACGCAGGTTGGATTTGATCTTTGACCATGTCGCCAAAGTCGCCAACGGTCGTACCAAAGACGATCTCTTTTTTCGCCGCGCCATTATCGGCAACCGGTGATGCGGAGGATGCGGCAGGTGCGCTATCTTTCTGCCCACCACAAGCTGCAAGCACCACAGCAAGCGTAGCAGCAGAAAGGGTTTTAAAAAAAGTATTTACTTGCATATCTTACTCCTGATAATTCATTGAAACAGTTTTCAGACGACCTCTGCCGTCAAAAAACGAGAATTTTAAATCTATTTGGTAAAACTCAGGGGGTTTTTTGCAGATTTTTCTGTTGATTCTTATTATTACCACAGTATATTCGAAATAAAACTCGGCACAATCCAAAACTTACGCGCTATGATAGCCTACAATTTTCCAAGTCAACAGATCTAGCTCGCGTTACCCCAAACGTACGAATAGATTAAAGAAGGTCGTCTGAAATCTTGTAGACAGGGTTTCAGACGACCTTTTTATTTCATATTAAATAGATTTACATTACCAACGATCAAATAGAAAAGTCCTCGACAACTGGAGCATAAAGCGTCCTATCGACCACTTCACGTGTCAGCTTAGGCGCGAACAATTCTATAAAATCATATGCATAACCCCTAAGATAGGTATCTTTCCTAACGGCAATCCAAGTTGGAGACGACTCAAACAAATGCGAGGCATCCACTAATTCCAGATCTGTGTCATTCTCAGGATCGTAAGCCATCTTCGCCATCAACCCAACACCAAGACCCAAACGGACATACGTCTTTAAAACATCCGTGTCCGCTGCCGACAACACAACATCGGGCTGCTCTAATCTGGCTTTATTAAAAGCCCGGGCAATACTACTCCCCTGATTGAACGCAAATTCATAAGTAATCAAGGGAAAAGAGGCCAAATCCTCAATACTCAAAGGATTTTTACAATCCAACAAAGGATGTTCATGCGGCACGATAACCGCATGATTCCATTCATAACAAGTTAATTTACCCAACTCCGGATGCTCATCGATACGCTCAGTTACAATCGCAATATCCGCCTCTCCGTTACTAACCATCTGGGCGATGGCCGCAGGACTGCCCTGCTTGATGGTCAGTGTTACCTTCGGATAACGTTTGACAAATTCCGCCACAATCAAAGGCAGGGCATAACGTGCCTGCGTATGAGTCGTCGCAACAATCAACGAACCACTGTCATGATCAGTAAACTCACTGCCTATATTTTTAATATTCTGCACATCGCGCAAAATCCGTTCTACAATTTCCAACACAGCCTTGCCGGGCTGCGACACAGAAACCACGCGTTTGCCGCTGCGGATAAAAATCTGTACGCCCAACTCCTCCTCAAGAAGCCTGATTTGCTTGGAAATACCCGGCTGGGAGGTAAAAAGGGCTTCAGCAGCTTCAGACACATTCAGATTATGCCGGTACACCTCCAATGCATACCGTAATTGCTGTAATTTCATAAACGGCTCGTGTTCTATATATTTGTATGATTTGTGCGACAAATGGCAGACAATTTAACATATTTTTCCTAAATTGTCGGCAGCACCCTCACCTCAAATAAAAACTTTTGTTTTAAATAGTACTATACAAACCGATTATCGAAACCAACATTTCCCTCAGTACAAACTGTATCCTTCATACAACAACAAATGGCAACAAACTCCGATTTACCCATAAATAAATGACACAAACTTGATTTTTAGGCATGATTCGAAGCTAGGAAGCAGGCAGTTTCATGATTGTATGAGGCATTGAGTATTGACAGTAGGCACCATGCTTCTTTATAGTGCAAACTGATATATCCGATTTGCCGCTGCTTAGTATGCTGCGGCCTGTATATTGGTAATTTGCAGCGGTTCTTAAACACCCGCCGCATAACAATTTAGATGAGGGAATAAAATGACCAAACAGCTGAAATTAAGCGCATTGTTCGTTGCATTGGTTGCTTCCGGCACCGCAATGGCAAGCGAACCGCATACCAAACACGGCTACACCGTAAGCAGCCAGTCTCAAGAAGTTGTCCGCAACAACTATGGCGAATGCTGGAAAAACAGCTATTTCGACAAAGAAACCCAAGGTCGTGTCGAATGTGGCGACCGTGAAGCAGTAGCCGCAGTCCAACAAGCTCCAGAATATGTTGATGAAACCGTATCTCTGTCTTCTAAAACACTGTTCGGCTTCGATAAAGACAACCTCCGCCCTGAGGCTCAAGAGAACCTGAACGCATTAGCCCAACGCCTGAACAATGAAAATGTTCAAACTGTGCGTGTCGAAGGTCACACCGACTTTATGGGTTCAGAAGAGTACAACCAAGCTCTGTCCGAACGCCGTGCAAACGTAGTTGCCAACTACTTGGTTGGCCGTGGTATTCCTTCCAGCAAAGTTTCCGCTGTAGGTCTTGGCGAATCTCAAGCTCAAATGACTGCCACTTGTGAAGCAGAAGTAGCAAAACTGGGCAAAAAAGTATCCAAAGCCAAAAAACGTGCTGCTTTGATTGCATGTATCGAACCTGATCGTCGTGTTGACGTGAAAATCCGCAGCACTGTTACCAAACAAGTTGCCCCAGGTCAAACAATTGAAGGTCAAGGTGAACGTCCTGCAGTAGATGAAGGTTGGATTCCTTCTCCCTACAACGGTGTACACGGTTACGCCAAACCTTAACTAAATTCAGTTTTAATTCAAAACCCCGCCTCTGCGGGGTTTTCTTATATTTTTATTTTCTCCTCTACAAATTAAGAGACTTTTTATCCCCTCTTACACCCACCTCTATAAATAATCAAAAAAATCAATAAACAAAACTTAATGAAAAACAAATAAAAAAGTATCCTAAGATTACTCAGGATACCCTCTTCAAGTCTTATATCATCAAGTAAAATTACTTAACCTCTATCTTTTCTACTCCGCCCATATAAGGCTGCAAAGCAGCAGGAATATTGATGCTGCCGTCGGCGTTTTGATGGTTTTCCAAAACAGCAACCAAAGTACGGCCGACTGCCAAGCCGGAGCCGTTTAAGGTGTGTACCAAGCGGTTTTTGCCGTTTTCGTCTTTAAAACGCGCCTTCATGCGGCGGGCTTGGAAATCTTCGCAGTTGGAACAGCTTGAGATTTCGCGGTAGGTGTTTTGCGCGGGAACCCAGACTTCCAAATCATAGGTCTTAGTCGCGCCGAAGCCCATGTCGCCGGTACACAGGGTAATCACGCGGTAGGGCAGCTCCAAGGCCTTCAGGATGTTTTCGGCATGACCGACCATTTCTTCCAGCGCTTCGTATGATTTTTCGGGATGAACGATTTGCACCATTTCTACTTTATCGAATTGGTGTTGGCGAATCAGACCGCGCACGTCTTTACCGTATGCACCCGCTTCGGAGCGGAAACATGGGGAATGGGCGGTCAGCTTCAGCGGCAAGTCGCTACCTGCCACGATGCTGTCGGCAACGGTGTTGGTCAGCGTCACTTCGGCGGTCGGAATCAGGTATTGCGTTTTTTTGCTCTCGTCGCCGCCACGGGTAACATGGAACAAATCTTCTGCAAATTTAGGCAGTTGGCCCGTGCCTTGCAGGGTGGTGTCGTCCACGATGTAGGGCGTGTAATGCTCGGTGTAGCCGTGTTTCAGCGTGTGCGTATCGAGCATGAATTGCGCCAGCGCGCGGTGCAGGCGGGCGATTTGACCTTTCATGACGGTAAAGCGCGCGCCGGAGAGTTTCGCGCCGCCTTCGAAATCCAAGCCCAAAGGTTCGCCCAAATCGACATGGTCTTTGATTTCAAAGTCAAATTCGCGCGGGGTGCCGACTTTGCGGACTTCGACGTTTTCAGTTTCGTCTTTACCAACAGGCACGCTTTCGTGCGGCAGGTTGGGAATGCTCAACAACCATGCGTCCAATTCTTTCTGAACAGCATCCAAATCGGCGGCGGCCTGCTCCAAATCGGTTTTGATTTGGGCGACTTGATCCATTGCCGCCTGCGCCTCTTCGTGTTTGCCCTGTCCTTTCAATGCGCCGATTTGTTTGGAAATGCTGTTGCGCGAGGCTTGCAGTTCTTCGGTTTTCACTTGGACGGCTTTGCGCTGCTCTTCCAAGGCATTGAAACGTGCGGTATCAAACTCGTAACCGCGCTGCGCCAAACGTTCGGCGACGGCTGCGGTGTGGCTGCGGAGCTGTTGGATGTCTAACATTTTGTTATTCTCTCGATAAGATTCAGAAATCGCATTATTGTAAACCAAATCGCCAATCTTTTCATGACACCACTTTTATTCAAAAAACCCCTTCTTACATATCATGCATTGCAGAAAAAGCAAGAATGGGATAGAATTCATCGTTTTGTCAAACCTTGCCTTTTGCTTTCGCATGGCAAAAGGCTGTTATTTAATCATCCATAAGGAGATAACATGCGTCATTATGAGATCGTGTTTATCGTTCATCCTGATCAAAGCGAGCAAGTGCCTGCTATGGTTGAACGTTACAAAACCATGATTGCCGAAGCCGGCGGCAAAATCCACCGCTTGGAAGACTGGGGCCGCCGTCAACTGGCTTACCCGATTAACAAAATCCACAAAGCACACTATGTTTTGATGAACATCGAAACTACTCCTGAAGTAGTTGAAGAGCTGGAAACCGCTTTCCGCTTTAACGATGCCGTACTGCGCCATCTGACCATCAAAACAAAACATGCTGTAACCGAAGCCTCTCCTATGCTGGGCGGCGAAAAAGCAAAAAACTTGCTGAACGGTGCGGCTGAAGAAGTTGCAGCAGCCGAATAAGATTGGATAATCTTACAAAGCTTACCGCCTTGATTTACAAGATTGAATCCTTGAGATACACGCCGGCAGGAATCCCTGTTTTGGATATTATGTTAAAGCATGAATCTTGGCAGGAAGAAAACGGGCAAAAATGCCTGGTCAGTTTTGAAATTCCCGCGCGTATTTTAGGTAAGCAGGCTGAAGAATGGCAGTATCGGCAAGATACGATGGTTGAAGCAGAAGGCTTTCTCGCACAGCGAAGCAAACGCTTCCCAAGGCCGATACTCCGCATACAGAACATTAAAGAAT is a genomic window containing:
- a CDS encoding OmpA family protein; translated protein: MTKQLKLSALFVALVASGTAMASEPHTKHGYTVSSQSQEVVRNNYGECWKNSYFDKETQGRVECGDREAVAAVQQAPEYVDETVSLSSKTLFGFDKDNLRPEAQENLNALAQRLNNENVQTVRVEGHTDFMGSEEYNQALSERRANVVANYLVGRGIPSSKVSAVGLGESQAQMTATCEAEVAKLGKKVSKAKKRAALIACIEPDRRVDVKIRSTVTKQVAPGQTIEGQGERPAVDEGWIPSPYNGVHGYAKP
- the rpsF gene encoding 30S ribosomal protein S6, which translates into the protein MRHYEIVFIVHPDQSEQVPAMVERYKTMIAEAGGKIHRLEDWGRRQLAYPINKIHKAHYVLMNIETTPEVVEELETAFRFNDAVLRHLTIKTKHAVTEASPMLGGEKAKNLLNGAAEEVAAAE
- the serS gene encoding serine--tRNA ligase; translation: MLDIQQLRSHTAAVAERLAQRGYEFDTARFNALEEQRKAVQVKTEELQASRNSISKQIGALKGQGKHEEAQAAMDQVAQIKTDLEQAAADLDAVQKELDAWLLSIPNLPHESVPVGKDETENVEVRKVGTPREFDFEIKDHVDLGEPLGLDFEGGAKLSGARFTVMKGQIARLHRALAQFMLDTHTLKHGYTEHYTPYIVDDTTLQGTGQLPKFAEDLFHVTRGGDESKKTQYLIPTAEVTLTNTVADSIVAGSDLPLKLTAHSPCFRSEAGAYGKDVRGLIRQHQFDKVEMVQIVHPEKSYEALEEMVGHAENILKALELPYRVITLCTGDMGFGATKTYDLEVWVPAQNTYREISSCSNCEDFQARRMKARFKDENGKNRLVHTLNGSGLAVGRTLVAVLENHQNADGSINIPAALQPYMGGVEKIEVK
- the priB gene encoding primosomal replication protein N, coding for MDNLTKLTALIYKIESLRYTPAGIPVLDIMLKHESWQEENGQKCLVSFEIPARILGKQAEEWQYRQDTMVEAEGFLAQRSKRFPRPILRIQNIKEYKG